The following proteins are encoded in a genomic region of Stigmatopora nigra isolate UIUO_SnigA chromosome 3, RoL_Snig_1.1, whole genome shotgun sequence:
- the LOC144194337 gene encoding ATP-binding cassette sub-family C member 12-like isoform X1, with product MAMAGDGGRVKRLPRVFTIEEPENDDENATPLLFGKYKPSVDNLKPFRCCTSSKKHPMDNAGFFSLATFAWMTSMMWAMFRKRLDVNSLKMSPLDEAGRNTERLQRFWAEEVGKWGLEKASLVRAILRFQKTRLIISVMVGVLTMVAAFLGPAVLVYQLLNYVNDPSNWTQLYGIGLCFALFGSEFFKAFFMSLLCGLNLRTATRLKGAFSGMAYQKVISLRVHSAISEGEIINVLTSDGHKLFEAVLYGSFLLSAPVLFVICIGYAWYILGVTALMGVGIYLIFIPLQFILAGLTNKFRLKAVLMTDSRVRTINEVLNSIKLIKMYAWEDSFKVKIAELRRKEKGHLRVASYIQNANTGITSITPAFATVLTFMLHTLLGWKLDTTEAFTTIAVFNAIRFCLCLFPLAVKALAEASVSIARLKKILLIQNPDPYLVQENGGEHAIVIKNATLSWQKPNPANESIEMGTEMDDLSVGQNFNPSATLRNISFTLPKGHLLGVCGNVGSGKTSLISSLLEQMHLFRGSIKANGTFAYVSQQAWIFHGTVRENILMGSPMDPDRYESVLDACSLRADLDILPHADQTEIGERGLNLSGGQKQRISLARAVYSDREIFLLDDPLSAVDAHVGKHIFEQCIQRQLQGKSIILVTHQLQYLEFCHDILVLENGQVLESGNHRTLMRADGRYAQLITGYKAEQAKSGQNKEVAPSEMDEEEPATIGIINRAFVTDLDDDFYNDFQCHQKQNSSTSDYFYCILVSEDITAVNSGEQLVSEETCTEGAISWRTYAQYCKAAGGFFITFFNFLIVVLMIASTAFSNWWLSYWLGQGSGVLWSNDTTSDYDISKNADLDFYQLVYSLTVVVMVVLSLIKCFFYTDATLNAACRLHDGMVKKILGSPMSFFDTTPTGRILNRMSKDQEELDTVLPLHLDPFLQFAMMVTCIVVIISAIFPFLLVAVFILGLLFALVLAMFQQSVRLMKSLENISRSPCISLTTSILQGLSTIHAYNMRGNYIKLFNSLNDINSNHFQLFYASTRWLGYRLDFMAAALTFCVSLFAVLSSNEDIDPSLKGLALSYTIQLTGTLQYVVTEAMEVEARFNSVERLQQYITGCKSEADGHIVDTRVPVGWPTNGTIDFRDYKMKYRENTPVVLDGLSFSIGGGEKIGIVGRTGSGKSSLGVALFRLVEAHEGSIRIDGVEISTISLRQLRRRLSIIPQDPVLFIGTIRYNLDPFNNYSDEQIWAALEKTCVKDSISKLEGQLQAPVSENGENFSVGERQLMCLARALLRNSKIILLDEATASIDAETDALIQTTIIDAFQDCTVLTIAHRINTVMHADRVLVMDDGKVAELGEPELLARRPNSLFASLLSAANTVSAREPQ from the exons ATGGCAATGGCCGGAGATGGTGGCAGGGTGAAAAGACTTCCCCGGGTTTTTACGATCGAGGAGCCCGAAAATGACGACGAAAACGCCACCCCGTTGCTGTTTGGGAAGTACAAACCCAGCGTTGATAACCTCAAACCTTTCCGTTGTTGCACTTCATCAAA GAAGCACCCAATGGACAACGCCGGGTTCTTTTCCCTTGCCACCTTCGCATGGATGACCTCCATGATGTGGGCCATGTTCCGGAAACGGCTGGATGTCAACTCGCTGAAGATGTCACCTTTGGATGAGGCTGGAAGAAACACGGAGAG gCTCCAAAGATTCTGGGCAGAGGAAGTAGGAAAGTGGGGTCTGGAGAAGGCCTCTTTGGTCCGCGCCATTCTGAGATTTCAAAAAACAAGGCTTATCATATCGGTGATGGTTGGAGTTTTGACCATGGTGGCCGCCTTTCTGGGTCCA GCCGTCCTGGTTTACCAACTCCTGAACTACGTCAATGACCCTTCCAATTGGACGCAATTGTACGGCATAGGCTTATGCTTTGCACTTTTTGGCTCCGAATTCTTCAAGGCCTTTTTCATGTCGCTTCTGTGCGGCCTCAACCTTCGCACGGCCACCCGGCTCAAGGGGGCCTTCAGCGGCATGGCCTACCAGAAGGTCATCTCGCTGCGGGTCCACAGCGCCATCTCCGAGGGAGAG ATCATTAACGTCCTGACCAGCGACGGGCACAAGCTTTTCGAGGCGGTGCTTTATGGCAGCTTCTTGCTGTCGGCACCCGTGCTCTTTGTCATCTGCATCGGCTACGCCTGGTACATCTTGGGCGTGACGGCGCTGATGGGAGTCGGGATCTATCTGATCTTTATCCCTCTGCAG TTCATCTTGGCCGGTCTCACCAACAAGTTTCGTCTCAAAGCCGTTTTGATGACTGATAGTCGAGTTCGTACCATCAATGAAGTACTCAACAGTATCAAGCTCATCAAAATGTACGCCTGGGAAGATTCTTTCAAGGTGAAAATTGCCG AGTTGAGGCGAAAGGAGAAAGGACACCTGCGCGTCGCCAGTTACATCCAGAACGCCAACACGGGCATCACCAGCATCACCCCCGCCTTCGCCACCGTGCTCACCTTCATGCTGCACACCTTGTTAGGCTGGAAACTGGACACCACTGAA GCTTTTACCACCATTGCCGTGTTCAACGCAATACGCTTCTGCCTGTGTCTCTTTCCATTGGCCGTCAAGGCTCTGGCCGAGGCCAGCGTTTCCATTGCGCGTCTGAAG AAAATATTGCTGATCCAGAATCCAGATCCATATTTGGTTCAGGAGAACGGAGGCGAACATGCCATCGTGATCAAAAATGCCACCCTTTCTTGGCAGAAACCAAACCCAGCCAACGAGTCGATCGAAATGGGAACTGAGATGGATGACTTGTCTGTGGGTCAAAATTTTAACCCCTCGGCCACTTTGCGGAATATTTCCTTCACGCTCCCCAAGGGTCACTTGCTGGGCGTCTGCGGAAATGTCGGCAGTGGGAAGACTTCACTCATTTCCAGCCTTTTAGAGCAA ATGCACCTTTTCAGAGGCTCCATCAAGGCGAACGGGACCTTTGCGTACGTTTCCCAGCAGGCCTGGATCTTTCACGGCACTGTTCGGGAAAACATCTTGATGGGGAGCCCAATGGACCCTGACAG GTACGAAAGCGTTTTGGATGCTTGCAGTCTTCGAGCCGACCTGGATATACTGCCACACGCCGATCAAACTGAG ATCGGCGAACGTGGCCTGAATCTCTCGGGCGGTCAGAAGCAGCGAATCAGCTTGGCCCGGGCCGTCTATTCCGACAGGGAGATCTTCCTATTGGACGATCCGCTTTCGGCAGTGGACGCCCACGTGGGCAAGCACATTTTCGAGCAGTGCATCCAACGCCAGCTGCAGGGAAAGTCCATCATCCTGGTCACGCACCAGCTTCAG TATCTGGAATTCTGCCATGACATCCTGGTGTTGGAGAACGGCCAGGTTCTGGAGTCGGGGAACCATCGCACACTGATGAGGGCGGACGGACGTTACGCCCAACTCATCACAGGATACAAGGCGGAGCAAGCCAAG TCGGGGCAAAACAAAGAGGTGGCACCATCTGAGATGGATGAAGAAGAACCGGCAACCATTGGAATCATCAACCGAG CTTTTGTGACCGACCTTGACGATGATTTTTATAATGACTTTCAATGtcaccaaaaacaaaattccTCTACATCAGACTATTTCTATTGTATTCTAGTATCTGAGGACATCACAGCCGTCAACAGTGGCGAGCAGTTGGTCAGCGAGGAGACGTGCACAGAGGGTGCTATCTCCTGGAGGACTTACGCTCAGTACTGCAAGGCGGCCGGAG GTTTCTTCATCACTTTCTTCAACTTCCTGATTGTGGTCCTGATGATCGCCTCCACGGCTTTCTCCAACTGGTGGCTCAGCTATTGGCTGGGCCAAGGCAGTGGG GTCCTTTGGAGTAACGACACCACGTCAGACTACGACATTTCCAAGAACGCAGACCTGGACTTTTATCAGCTGGTCTACAGCCTGACTGTGGTGGTCATGGTGGTCTTGTCCTTGATCAAATGTTTCTTCTACACTGACGCCACCCTGAACGCCGCCTGCCGCTTACATGACGGCATGGTGAAGAAG ATCCTGGGCAGTCCCATGAGTTTCTTCGACACCACGCCCACTGGCCGCATTCTCAACCGCATGTCCAAAGACCAGGAGGAGTTGGATACCGTTCTCCCACTGCACTTGGACCCCTTCCTGCAATTTGCCATGATGGTGACCTGTATCGTGGTCATCATCTCGGCCATTTTCCCATTCTTGCTGGTTGCCGTGTTCATCTTGGGGCTTTTGTTCGCCCTGGTGCTCGC CATGTTCCAACAAAGTGTGCGCTTGATGAAGAGTTTGGAAAACATCAGCCGCTCTCCCTGCATCTCCCTCACCACGTCCATCTTGCAGGGCCTCAGCACCATCCACGCCTACAACATGCGAGGCAACTACATCAAACT GTTCAATTCCCTGAACGACATCAACTCCAACCACTTCCAGCTCTTCTACGCCAGCACTCGTTGGCTGGGCTACAGACTCGACTTCATGGCGGCTGCCTTGACCTTTTGTGTTTCCCTCTTTGCGGTTCTGAGTAGCAACGAGGACATTGATCCATCCTTGAAAGGCTTGGCTTTGTCCTACACCATCCAG CTGACCGGCACGCTGCAATACGTGGTGACCGAAGCCATGGAGGTGGAGGCCAGGTTCAACTCCGTGGAGAGGCTCCAGCAGTATATCACG GGTTGTAAATCGGAAGCGGACGGACACATAGTAGACACCCGCGTTCCCGTAGGCTGGCCCACCAACGGCACCATCGACTTCCGGGACTACAAGATGAAGTACCGTGAGAACACTCCCGTTGTCCTGGACGGGCTGTCTTTCTCCATCGGAGGTGGAGAGAAAATCGGCATCGTGGGAAGGACGGGTTCCG GTAAATCCTCCCTGGGGGTGGCGCTCTTCCGGCTGGTGGAGGCCCATGAGGGAAGCATCCGTATCGACGGGGTGGAGATCTCCACCATTAGTCTGCGACAGCTTCGTAGGAGACTGTCCATCATCCCGCAGGATCCCGTCCTGTTCATCGGCACCATCAG ATACAACCTGGACCCCTTCAATAACTACAGTGACGAGCAAATCTGGGCAGCTCTGGAGAAAACTTGCGTCAAGGACTCG ATCTCCAAACTGGAAGGTCAGCTTCAGGCACCCGTGTCGGAGAACGGAGAGAACTTCTCAGTGGGCGAGCGCCAGTTGATGTGTCTAGCAAGGGCGCTGTTGCGCAACTCCAAG ATTATTCTTTTGGACGAGGCCACGGCCTCCATCGATGCCGAGACCGACGCCTTGATCCAGACCACCATCATCGATGCCTTCCAGGACTGCACCGTGCTGACTATTGCACACCGTATCAACACGGTTATGCACGCCGACCGCGTTCTGGTCATGGATGATGGAAAA GTGGCAGAGTTGGGCGAACCGGAGTTGTTGGCGAGGAGGCCCAATTCGCTGTTTGCCTCGCTCTTGTCCGCCGCAAACACCGTGAGCGCTCGGGAGCCACAGTGA
- the LOC144194337 gene encoding ATP-binding cassette sub-family C member 12-like isoform X2 has translation MAMAGDGGRVKRLPRVFTIEEPENDDENATPLLFGKYKPSVDNLKPFRCCTSSKKHPMDNAGFFSLATFAWMTSMMWAMFRKRLDVNSLKMSPLDEAGRNTERLQRFWAEEVGKWGLEKASLVRAILRFQKTRLIISVMVGVLTMVAAFLGPAVLVYQLLNYVNDPSNWTQLYGIGLCFALFGSEFFKAFFMSLLCGLNLRTATRLKGAFSGMAYQKVISLRVHSAISEGEIINVLTSDGHKLFEAVLYGSFLLSAPVLFVICIGYAWYILGVTALMGVGIYLIFIPLQFILAGLTNKFRLKAVLMTDSRVRTINEVLNSIKLIKMYAWEDSFKVKIAELRRKEKGHLRVASYIQNANTGITSITPAFATVLTFMLHTLLGWKLDTTEAFTTIAVFNAIRFCLCLFPLAVKALAEASVSIARLKKILLIQNPDPYLVQENGGEHAIVIKNATLSWQKPNPANESIEMGTEMDDLSVGQNFNPSATLRNISFTLPKGHLLGVCGNVGSGKTSLISSLLEQMHLFRGSIKANGTFAYVSQQAWIFHGTVRENILMGSPMDPDRYESVLDACSLRADLDILPHADQTEIGERGLNLSGGQKQRISLARAVYSDREIFLLDDPLSAVDAHVGKHIFEQCIQRQLQGKSIILVTHQLQYLEFCHDILVLENGQVLESGNHRTLMRADGRYAQLITGYKAEQAKSGQNKEVAPSEMDEEEPATIGIINRVSEDITAVNSGEQLVSEETCTEGAISWRTYAQYCKAAGGFFITFFNFLIVVLMIASTAFSNWWLSYWLGQGSGVLWSNDTTSDYDISKNADLDFYQLVYSLTVVVMVVLSLIKCFFYTDATLNAACRLHDGMVKKILGSPMSFFDTTPTGRILNRMSKDQEELDTVLPLHLDPFLQFAMMVTCIVVIISAIFPFLLVAVFILGLLFALVLAMFQQSVRLMKSLENISRSPCISLTTSILQGLSTIHAYNMRGNYIKLFNSLNDINSNHFQLFYASTRWLGYRLDFMAAALTFCVSLFAVLSSNEDIDPSLKGLALSYTIQLTGTLQYVVTEAMEVEARFNSVERLQQYITGCKSEADGHIVDTRVPVGWPTNGTIDFRDYKMKYRENTPVVLDGLSFSIGGGEKIGIVGRTGSGKSSLGVALFRLVEAHEGSIRIDGVEISTISLRQLRRRLSIIPQDPVLFIGTIRYNLDPFNNYSDEQIWAALEKTCVKDSISKLEGQLQAPVSENGENFSVGERQLMCLARALLRNSKIILLDEATASIDAETDALIQTTIIDAFQDCTVLTIAHRINTVMHADRVLVMDDGKVAELGEPELLARRPNSLFASLLSAANTVSAREPQ, from the exons ATGGCAATGGCCGGAGATGGTGGCAGGGTGAAAAGACTTCCCCGGGTTTTTACGATCGAGGAGCCCGAAAATGACGACGAAAACGCCACCCCGTTGCTGTTTGGGAAGTACAAACCCAGCGTTGATAACCTCAAACCTTTCCGTTGTTGCACTTCATCAAA GAAGCACCCAATGGACAACGCCGGGTTCTTTTCCCTTGCCACCTTCGCATGGATGACCTCCATGATGTGGGCCATGTTCCGGAAACGGCTGGATGTCAACTCGCTGAAGATGTCACCTTTGGATGAGGCTGGAAGAAACACGGAGAG gCTCCAAAGATTCTGGGCAGAGGAAGTAGGAAAGTGGGGTCTGGAGAAGGCCTCTTTGGTCCGCGCCATTCTGAGATTTCAAAAAACAAGGCTTATCATATCGGTGATGGTTGGAGTTTTGACCATGGTGGCCGCCTTTCTGGGTCCA GCCGTCCTGGTTTACCAACTCCTGAACTACGTCAATGACCCTTCCAATTGGACGCAATTGTACGGCATAGGCTTATGCTTTGCACTTTTTGGCTCCGAATTCTTCAAGGCCTTTTTCATGTCGCTTCTGTGCGGCCTCAACCTTCGCACGGCCACCCGGCTCAAGGGGGCCTTCAGCGGCATGGCCTACCAGAAGGTCATCTCGCTGCGGGTCCACAGCGCCATCTCCGAGGGAGAG ATCATTAACGTCCTGACCAGCGACGGGCACAAGCTTTTCGAGGCGGTGCTTTATGGCAGCTTCTTGCTGTCGGCACCCGTGCTCTTTGTCATCTGCATCGGCTACGCCTGGTACATCTTGGGCGTGACGGCGCTGATGGGAGTCGGGATCTATCTGATCTTTATCCCTCTGCAG TTCATCTTGGCCGGTCTCACCAACAAGTTTCGTCTCAAAGCCGTTTTGATGACTGATAGTCGAGTTCGTACCATCAATGAAGTACTCAACAGTATCAAGCTCATCAAAATGTACGCCTGGGAAGATTCTTTCAAGGTGAAAATTGCCG AGTTGAGGCGAAAGGAGAAAGGACACCTGCGCGTCGCCAGTTACATCCAGAACGCCAACACGGGCATCACCAGCATCACCCCCGCCTTCGCCACCGTGCTCACCTTCATGCTGCACACCTTGTTAGGCTGGAAACTGGACACCACTGAA GCTTTTACCACCATTGCCGTGTTCAACGCAATACGCTTCTGCCTGTGTCTCTTTCCATTGGCCGTCAAGGCTCTGGCCGAGGCCAGCGTTTCCATTGCGCGTCTGAAG AAAATATTGCTGATCCAGAATCCAGATCCATATTTGGTTCAGGAGAACGGAGGCGAACATGCCATCGTGATCAAAAATGCCACCCTTTCTTGGCAGAAACCAAACCCAGCCAACGAGTCGATCGAAATGGGAACTGAGATGGATGACTTGTCTGTGGGTCAAAATTTTAACCCCTCGGCCACTTTGCGGAATATTTCCTTCACGCTCCCCAAGGGTCACTTGCTGGGCGTCTGCGGAAATGTCGGCAGTGGGAAGACTTCACTCATTTCCAGCCTTTTAGAGCAA ATGCACCTTTTCAGAGGCTCCATCAAGGCGAACGGGACCTTTGCGTACGTTTCCCAGCAGGCCTGGATCTTTCACGGCACTGTTCGGGAAAACATCTTGATGGGGAGCCCAATGGACCCTGACAG GTACGAAAGCGTTTTGGATGCTTGCAGTCTTCGAGCCGACCTGGATATACTGCCACACGCCGATCAAACTGAG ATCGGCGAACGTGGCCTGAATCTCTCGGGCGGTCAGAAGCAGCGAATCAGCTTGGCCCGGGCCGTCTATTCCGACAGGGAGATCTTCCTATTGGACGATCCGCTTTCGGCAGTGGACGCCCACGTGGGCAAGCACATTTTCGAGCAGTGCATCCAACGCCAGCTGCAGGGAAAGTCCATCATCCTGGTCACGCACCAGCTTCAG TATCTGGAATTCTGCCATGACATCCTGGTGTTGGAGAACGGCCAGGTTCTGGAGTCGGGGAACCATCGCACACTGATGAGGGCGGACGGACGTTACGCCCAACTCATCACAGGATACAAGGCGGAGCAAGCCAAG TCGGGGCAAAACAAAGAGGTGGCACCATCTGAGATGGATGAAGAAGAACCGGCAACCATTGGAATCATCAACCGAG TATCTGAGGACATCACAGCCGTCAACAGTGGCGAGCAGTTGGTCAGCGAGGAGACGTGCACAGAGGGTGCTATCTCCTGGAGGACTTACGCTCAGTACTGCAAGGCGGCCGGAG GTTTCTTCATCACTTTCTTCAACTTCCTGATTGTGGTCCTGATGATCGCCTCCACGGCTTTCTCCAACTGGTGGCTCAGCTATTGGCTGGGCCAAGGCAGTGGG GTCCTTTGGAGTAACGACACCACGTCAGACTACGACATTTCCAAGAACGCAGACCTGGACTTTTATCAGCTGGTCTACAGCCTGACTGTGGTGGTCATGGTGGTCTTGTCCTTGATCAAATGTTTCTTCTACACTGACGCCACCCTGAACGCCGCCTGCCGCTTACATGACGGCATGGTGAAGAAG ATCCTGGGCAGTCCCATGAGTTTCTTCGACACCACGCCCACTGGCCGCATTCTCAACCGCATGTCCAAAGACCAGGAGGAGTTGGATACCGTTCTCCCACTGCACTTGGACCCCTTCCTGCAATTTGCCATGATGGTGACCTGTATCGTGGTCATCATCTCGGCCATTTTCCCATTCTTGCTGGTTGCCGTGTTCATCTTGGGGCTTTTGTTCGCCCTGGTGCTCGC CATGTTCCAACAAAGTGTGCGCTTGATGAAGAGTTTGGAAAACATCAGCCGCTCTCCCTGCATCTCCCTCACCACGTCCATCTTGCAGGGCCTCAGCACCATCCACGCCTACAACATGCGAGGCAACTACATCAAACT GTTCAATTCCCTGAACGACATCAACTCCAACCACTTCCAGCTCTTCTACGCCAGCACTCGTTGGCTGGGCTACAGACTCGACTTCATGGCGGCTGCCTTGACCTTTTGTGTTTCCCTCTTTGCGGTTCTGAGTAGCAACGAGGACATTGATCCATCCTTGAAAGGCTTGGCTTTGTCCTACACCATCCAG CTGACCGGCACGCTGCAATACGTGGTGACCGAAGCCATGGAGGTGGAGGCCAGGTTCAACTCCGTGGAGAGGCTCCAGCAGTATATCACG GGTTGTAAATCGGAAGCGGACGGACACATAGTAGACACCCGCGTTCCCGTAGGCTGGCCCACCAACGGCACCATCGACTTCCGGGACTACAAGATGAAGTACCGTGAGAACACTCCCGTTGTCCTGGACGGGCTGTCTTTCTCCATCGGAGGTGGAGAGAAAATCGGCATCGTGGGAAGGACGGGTTCCG GTAAATCCTCCCTGGGGGTGGCGCTCTTCCGGCTGGTGGAGGCCCATGAGGGAAGCATCCGTATCGACGGGGTGGAGATCTCCACCATTAGTCTGCGACAGCTTCGTAGGAGACTGTCCATCATCCCGCAGGATCCCGTCCTGTTCATCGGCACCATCAG ATACAACCTGGACCCCTTCAATAACTACAGTGACGAGCAAATCTGGGCAGCTCTGGAGAAAACTTGCGTCAAGGACTCG ATCTCCAAACTGGAAGGTCAGCTTCAGGCACCCGTGTCGGAGAACGGAGAGAACTTCTCAGTGGGCGAGCGCCAGTTGATGTGTCTAGCAAGGGCGCTGTTGCGCAACTCCAAG ATTATTCTTTTGGACGAGGCCACGGCCTCCATCGATGCCGAGACCGACGCCTTGATCCAGACCACCATCATCGATGCCTTCCAGGACTGCACCGTGCTGACTATTGCACACCGTATCAACACGGTTATGCACGCCGACCGCGTTCTGGTCATGGATGATGGAAAA GTGGCAGAGTTGGGCGAACCGGAGTTGTTGGCGAGGAGGCCCAATTCGCTGTTTGCCTCGCTCTTGTCCGCCGCAAACACCGTGAGCGCTCGGGAGCCACAGTGA